The Thermodesulfobacteriota bacterium genomic sequence AGCACCATAGTCACTATTCCCATATATAAGCCTCCTCAACGATATTTATTAAATGATGAGAAGCTCGGTCTAATTTTTGATTCATCATTTTGAACTCCCTAGGAGTAGTCAGTCTTAGAATTTTTAGGTATATAAACACAATTTGGCTCAGATTCCATGTAATCACCGGTCATGGCAAACGCTCTTGCCCTCGACCCCCCACAGATTTTTCTGAACTCACATACGCCGCATTTCCCCTTGAGCTTTGAATAATCCCTGAGTTCCCTGAAGAGAGGAGAGTTTCTATAAATGTCTACGAGACTCTTTTGTTTTACATTACCGGCGGATATAGGCAGGAATCCGCTCGGGTAAACCTCACCGGTGTGGGATATAAACACAAACCCGTTCCCATCGTTTATTCCCCTCGAAGCCCTGCCTATGGTATCAGACCATCTGACTTTCACCCTGTCCCGGACAACCGGCTGCTCTCCCCTTCTCGATTCCTCGAGCGCTCTTTGAATGAAAAGCCTTCTGTAATGGGGAGCTTCGGTGGATTTTATGTCGTAAGGCATAGTTTTTGACAGCTCATACATATCATGAAAGGCCGCCTCGTATTCCTCAGGAGAGATTTGGTCATCTTTCTTGCCCCTGCCCGTGGGTACAAGGAAAAACACACTCCAGAGAACAACATTCTCAAAGTTCCTGATCAGGTATGCGATTTCCTCCAGGTTCTCAAAATTGTATCTCGTTACGGTGGTATTTATCTGTATGGGAATCTTCTCTTCCACACAATCTCTTATAGCCCTCAACGTCCATTCATAACTGCCATTCACTCCTCTGAAGGAATCATGAATATCCGGTTCCGCACCGTCGAGGCTGATGGCCATCCTTGATATTCCCGACTCTTTAAATTTACGTATGGCCTCCTTCGTCAAAAGAGGGGTCACGCTGGGAGACACAGTGGTTCTAAGTCCCCTACTCACACCATATCTGATGAGGTCGTATAGGTCTTCTCTCTTTACCGGGTCGCCACCGGTGAATACTAAAAGAGGGGAGCGGTTCCTAAGGCCTCCCTCTTGATCGCTACCCCAGACCCCGCCAAATTTTTTTATTTCATCTATAAGAGAATAACCCTCTTCGGTGGTAAGCTCTCCTGGGTCCCGCCAGGGTCTTGCTTTTGCCCGGCAGTGTATGCAGGCCAGGTCGCACGCCTGAGTTACCTCCCAGATTACGATGAACGGAGAAAGAGAGAAATCAAACTGGTTTTCTTTTTTCATTCTATTTGTAGAGGTTATTTATTCAGCCCAAATAACCAAGCAAGTTAGGTGCCATGACCATATTTCTCAATTCACTATAGAGCCATTACAGAACAAATAAGCAATAATACTAGACTTCTTGTCTGCGAGCGTTACTTCCTAATTCAATTCGCCACTTTCTAAAAAATCTAAGTGCAAGAGAGACGCATAATTTCTGTAAGATATTCTTACAATCTGACACCTCTTCTTATTCAAGAGATGCAGATAATTCTAGAGAAGCTTCTAGGTTAATCGTGGCACGACCTTTGCTAGCCTTTTAATGTAACTTGAAACTCCCAGATAAAAGAAAAAAGGCTTTAGAAGAATATATTGTCAAAAAGCACCTTAAGTCTACTAAGCAGAGGTGTATTATCTTTAACGAATTCTTCAGTTATCCCGGCCATCACGTGACGGTTGAGGAACTCTATGAAAGGGTTAAAAGACGTTCCCCCAAAATCGGCTATGCCACTATTTACCGAACATTAAAGCTCTTCAAGGATTGTAACCTGGCCTTCGAAAGGAATTTTGGAGACGGAAGGACTAGATACGAACCGGTTAAGTTTGAGGGAGAACACCATGACCATCTTATCTGCATCGCATGTGGAAAAATCACCGAGTTCGAGAACCGGAAAATCGAGCATTATACAAGGGAAGTGGCCAGGCAGAACGACTTCATGATCACAAATCACAAGGTTGAACTCTACGGTTATTGTTTCTCTTGCCAGAAAAAGAGAATGGCTAAAAATGCATGACCGAATCAAAGAAACCATTCTGCAATTTCTGGATAACCACAATACCATGAGCCTGGCGACGTCAAGGGGAAATAACCCTTTTGCGGCATCCTTATTCTACGCAAATGATGGATTCACCATCTATTTTCTCTCCAATCCGCACTCCGACCACTCCATGAATTTCTCCCAGAACCCCAATGTAGCTATCACCATCAACAAAGACTATTCTGAATGGAGGATGATCAAAGGACTACAAATAAATGGAAAGGCCTACAAAGTCTCCGAGGAGGAATTACCGGCGGCAATCAAGTCCTACTCAAAAAAACACCCTTTTGTAAAGTTTATTTGCAGAGATGGAAATCCCACCTTCAGGATGGCAGGGGTTCGATTCTTTAAAGTCATCCCGGAAAGAATTAGGCTCATTGATAACGAGGTAGCTTTTGGCTATAAGGTGGAGATACGGATATAGTTTTTGCCGTTCTTGTGCGCATACCCTTTTTCTTGTGAAGAAGCCACTAAATTCATATTTGATCAGTTAATCGTGGTCCAATATGGGTAATCCCAAATCCCGAATCATCTGAAGGTCTTCATTAGGCGAACATCCCGGTGTGGTAAGGTAGTTTCCGGTTATAATGGCATTTGCCCCGGCAAGCAAAGCCAGGGACTGGAGGTTTCTCAGCACAACCTGTCTGCCTCCAGCGCATATAAGAATGCTTCGGGGTAGGATGAGCCTAAACAACGATATTATCTTTACTGCCTCAAAAGGTTTTAGCAGTGATCGGCCGGATAAAACCGTACCCGGGCGCGGGTTAAGAAAGTTTATAGGAATCAAATGTGGATTGAGCTCATTAAGCTCGAAAGCCAATTCAACCCTTTGCTCCGGAGATTCTCCCATCCCAAAGATTCCTCCGCAGCACAACTCCATTCCGTTTTCCTTGACTAGATAAGCAGTTCTGAGCCGGTCTTCATATGAGTGGGTGGAGCAGATATAGGGGAAAAAGCTACGCGAGGTCTCAAGGTTATGGTTATAGCGGTTTACCCCTGCTTCAGAAAGGCCCCTGGCTTGCTCTTCGGTCAGAATACCGAGAGAACATCCGATACTAAGATTAGTATGGACACGTATCAGACGGACAGCGTCTAGAACCTTCCTAAAAGTCTTTTTGTCCGGGCTCCTGCCGCTTGTTACGATGCAGAATTCCGAGGCTCCGGAACCCTCCGCCTCTTTTGCCGATTTTAGCAAAGCTTGAGGTTCAATCATTCCATGCGCGGGAATCGGCGTTTTATTGTGGGCGGACTGCGCACAAAAAGAGCAATTTTCCGAGCAGCCACCGGTCTTGGCACTCATAATACTGCAAATATACACACCTTTTTTACTATATTTATCTTTAACCTTGCCGGAAAGGTTAATGAGACTAGGCCAGTACCGCTCTTTCAGACGAGCAATCCTCAGTGACTGGTCAAAGCTCAGGGACTCTTCATTGTCTAGCAGCTTCATCTCCAGAGACTTAAGAAACTCTTCCGCCATTCTTGAGACATCCTCCTAGGTTTATAATCCATTAGAGTTTATTCCCGATTCGACTTTTTAACCTTTGAAAATAGATTGATATAACTAAATTATGGTCAAAGGTCCACCCTTTTTTCCCCGCCCGACTGCCCTTGCTCATAAATTGGAAGCCTTATCAAAATAGTTGTCCCCTGCCCTTCTATACTTTCAACACCAATCTCCCCGCCATGGTCTTTGATAATTCTCTTAGCTAACGAAAGACCTAACCCTGTACCCTTTCCAGCGGGCTTTGTCGTAAAAAAAGGCTCAAAAATAAGAGGAAGTACATCCCTTGGAATCCCCACCCCTGTGTCAGCCATTTTTATTTCTACCCGGCGCTCAGGACTCTTCCTAGAAACAAATATGGAAAGCTTTCCACCTTGAGGCATTGCATCCACAGAATTCATCATCGTATCCGCAAACACAAGCGCGAGGAGATCCTTATCCGCCAAAATCTTCAGGTCTTCATCTTCTAGGCGTAATTCAAGCTCGATGCCTTGTTTTTTAAGAATGGGTTTCATTATCTCTATTCCATCCTCCAGAAGATGAGAAACTATTTCCGGTTGTTTTTCGTCTACGGATCTCCTTACAAACCGGAGAAGTTTCTGAATTACCTTTTGGCCATAAAAAATCTGTCTTTCAATTAAATCGAGTTTCTCTAAACAGTTTGAACAGTCCGCGTGTTCAGGCATATCTTCTTTAAGCATTTGAACTCTAAGTAGCATGGAGGCAAGGGGAGTCCCCAGGTGATGTGCGATTCCCTCAGCCATCTTCCCAAAGATCTGGGCTTTCTCCAGGTCTATTATTT encodes the following:
- a CDS encoding TIGR04053 family radical SAM/SPASM domain-containing protein, which translates into the protein MKKENQFDFSLSPFIVIWEVTQACDLACIHCRAKARPWRDPGELTTEEGYSLIDEIKKFGGVWGSDQEGGLRNRSPLLVFTGGDPVKREDLYDLIRYGVSRGLRTTVSPSVTPLLTKEAIRKFKESGISRMAISLDGAEPDIHDSFRGVNGSYEWTLRAIRDCVEEKIPIQINTTVTRYNFENLEEIAYLIRNFENVVLWSVFFLVPTGRGKKDDQISPEEYEAAFHDMYELSKTMPYDIKSTEAPHYRRLFIQRALEESRRGEQPVVRDRVKVRWSDTIGRASRGINDGNGFVFISHTGEVYPSGFLPISAGNVKQKSLVDIYRNSPLFRELRDYSKLKGKCGVCEFRKICGGSRARAFAMTGDYMESEPNCVYIPKNSKTDYS
- a CDS encoding transcriptional repressor translates to MKLPDKRKKALEEYIVKKHLKSTKQRCIIFNEFFSYPGHHVTVEELYERVKRRSPKIGYATIYRTLKLFKDCNLAFERNFGDGRTRYEPVKFEGEHHDHLICIACGKITEFENRKIEHYTREVARQNDFMITNHKVELYGYCFSCQKKRMAKNA
- a CDS encoding pyridoxamine 5'-phosphate oxidase family protein; the protein is MHDRIKETILQFLDNHNTMSLATSRGNNPFAASLFYANDGFTIYFLSNPHSDHSMNFSQNPNVAITINKDYSEWRMIKGLQINGKAYKVSEEELPAAIKSYSKKHPFVKFICRDGNPTFRMAGVRFFKVIPERIRLIDNEVAFGYKVEIRI
- the bioB gene encoding biotin synthase BioB produces the protein MAEEFLKSLEMKLLDNEESLSFDQSLRIARLKERYWPSLINLSGKVKDKYSKKGVYICSIMSAKTGGCSENCSFCAQSAHNKTPIPAHGMIEPQALLKSAKEAEGSGASEFCIVTSGRSPDKKTFRKVLDAVRLIRVHTNLSIGCSLGILTEEQARGLSEAGVNRYNHNLETSRSFFPYICSTHSYEDRLRTAYLVKENGMELCCGGIFGMGESPEQRVELAFELNELNPHLIPINFLNPRPGTVLSGRSLLKPFEAVKIISLFRLILPRSILICAGGRQVVLRNLQSLALLAGANAIITGNYLTTPGCSPNEDLQMIRDLGLPILDHD
- a CDS encoding ATP-binding protein, which codes for MRHTRFWATLILSSLTIVLFTFLLWELMENSLFEDLDYKTLHYLYITRGITVSLLLACWAAWFVWKEKLKHQERLDKIINNSTDAILVYDETGQITAFNKTAESLFCDNRKRVKTVWDIVPYEKRVDFSKRLENVKNGEKVINYETERLFKDGKKFPVSIGLIYVKEDGRFVETIRDIRESLILRNKIIDLEKAQIFGKMAEGIAHHLGTPLASMLLRVQMLKEDMPEHADCSNCLEKLDLIERQIFYGQKVIQKLLRFVRRSVDEKQPEIVSHLLEDGIEIMKPILKKQGIELELRLEDEDLKILADKDLLALVFADTMMNSVDAMPQGGKLSIFVSRKSPERRVEIKMADTGVGIPRDVLPLIFEPFFTTKPAGKGTGLGLSLAKRIIKDHGGEIGVESIEGQGTTILIRLPIYEQGQSGGEKRVDL